One Halictus rubicundus isolate RS-2024b chromosome 10, iyHalRubi1_principal, whole genome shotgun sequence genomic window carries:
- the LOC143357833 gene encoding odorant receptor 13a-like, giving the protein MRAKENVDFSRLVTSFYLKLTGIWPALNPAEERQRWNAFVFSITFMFLGAYTEIREFYYSYGNSFEETIFSLCNIVTVALVLCKISALYIRRPQFFQLVAYMEKRFWHTNYDSREKALMEQCRYISVVFICFFNFFAQGTAFSYTIEPLIGYFGHDASARPLPFNLHTDLVMKPYIFEITFLSQFFVLVAYGIGYICVDNFMCISNFHVATQFRILQYRILNIHRGNKAEKDNGRTSELPANYADNCYTVFKDCVRQQQALIRYCEKVEEVFTLVVLWQILLFSVLICLDGYLMLLSESSPYRRMVFTFHLIGTMSQLLMFTYSCDCVVRESMGIADSVYETEWLNLPMNTSGKMLRTDLQLVMVRSRVPCCLTAGGFFIVSVETYTKVLSTAASYFTLLRQY; this is encoded by the exons ATGCGCGCGAAGGAGAACGTTGATTTCTCCCGGTTAGTGACTTCCTTTTACTTGAAACTGACCGGGATCTGGCCTGCCCTCAACCCCGCGGAGGAACGACAACGGTGGAACGCGTTCGTTTTCTCGATAACGTTCATGTTTCTCGGCGCCTACACCGAAATCAGAGAGTTTTACTATTCCTACGGCAACTCGTTCGAA GAGACCATTTTCTCGCTGTGCAACATCGTAACAGTGGCACTGGTCTTATGCAAGATAAGCGCACTCTACATTCGTAGACCGCAATTTTTCCAGTTGGTTGCGTACATGGAGAAGAGATTTTGGCACACGAACTACGATTCTCGTGAGAAAGCGCTTATGGAACAGTGCAGATACATTAGCGTAGTGTTCATTTGTTTCTTCAATTTCTTCGCTCAGGGAACGGCTTTCAGCTATACGATAGAACCGCTGATTG GATATTTTGGACACGATGCATCGGCTCGACCACTTCCGTTCAACTTGCATACCGATCTAGTTATGAAGCCGTACATTTTTGAGATAACATTTTTGTCGCAG TTTTTCGTTTTGGTCGCCTATGGCATCGGCTACATTTGCGTGGACAATTTCATGTGCATTTCGAATTTTCACGTGGCCACTCAGTTCCGTATATTACAGTATAGAATTTTGAACATACACAGAGGAAATAAAGCGGAAAAGGATAATGGAAGAACGAGTGAATTACCAGCCAATTATGCTGACAATTGTTATACCGTATTTAAAGACTGCGTTAGGCAGCAACAGGCGCTCATCAGATACTGCGAGAAGGTGGAAGAAGTGTTCACGTTAGTTGTACTCTGGCAAATACTACTTTTCAGCGTATTGATATGTCTCGATGGCTACTTGATGCTTCTG AGCGAATCTTCGCCCTACCGACGCATGGTCTTTACGTTTCACCTAATCGGGACCATGTCACAACTGCTGATGTTCACGTACAGCTGCGATTGCGTGGTGCGAGAGAGCATGGGAATCGCTGACTCTGTTTACGAGACCGAGTGGCTAAATTTACCGATGAACACCAGCGGGAAAATGTTGAGAACCGATTTGCAACTTGTCATGGTGAGATCGAGGGTGCCTTGCTGTCTAACAGCCGGTGGATTCTTTATCGTATCGGTGGAAACGTATACCAAG GTTCTAAGTACAGCCGCGTCTTACTTCACGCTTCTAAGGCAGTATTAA
- the LOC143357630 gene encoding uncharacterized protein LOC143357630 produces the protein MRLAQNRDISIEWTCLLMKSVGLWLAADEAEQRRRNAALIYTINAISIATCIAFRDIYYSWGNVSDCVFISCNILYLMIVLFKIAVLYVHKTEFHELVRYTQKNFWHSDYSYEEKLILDDCRRVSGVFIIVLSFCVQGTCAGYMVTPLIANIGKNDTDRVLPFNMWVSFPTGKSPYFETLFTIQILCVYHVGICYICFDNFLCLVNLQVASQFRILQHRLNNLNISVEIQIDHEASLSECAKVYQAKLANCVRYHQALGEYCKYVENVFTMIILGQVLFLSLIICLVSYQLFLADIPPSRNVSLIMNLMGTLCQLLMFTYSCDGIIRQSSDVSKAILSGPWPIMPMDTAGKSLRKNVLLMLLRSSRSCCLTASGFFPVSLETYTGVLSTAMSYFTLLRQQTIDSCRIEIFRGPKQLKDFGAPLYRINAAEVHKKIPMVPPFSLYPRHVHTLLIGESSGGQNCFYLTKLLSIPKQQKYFPLHRIHTHTWRLQPPSFLSTRTTKGIEIIRVNMLVSQWWITQKHCYGNSFVTLVKDSQIHFLHYVICSHNTQYNNHSYCTFLLPNYLNISYRRYVLFNKRFNIVIGNVSKNVLSFLDKCASQTTGHCHIKLNPTYQSKPRVVLSRSFERVLAGSLKPIDPRHSKLNMRADETKDFSLFVTSFYMKLTGIWSAINPDEERHRRNSFAFAISLLFLAVFVELMDLYHVYSTSFQEIIYITCNLATVALVICKMFILHLHRKQLCDIIAYAENNFWHTNYDSCEKAFLDQCKHLCIVFICYFNFFAQGTAFSYVIEPLVEYFSANVTTRRLPFNFYNDFVLRPYIFEITFVFQTLCMILYGIGYLCVDNFLCITNLHAATQFRILQYRITNMHKNSNMKKHSGVSRELSACYADNCYAVFRDCIRQHQALISYCRKVDDLFTLIVLGQVLIFSILICLDGYLMLLDEASPYRRVVFTFHLIGTITQLLMFTYSCDCLMRASSEIAESVYTAQWTVLPMNNGGKMLRNDMQLVIMRSREPCSMSAGGFFMVSLQTYTKVLSTAVSYFTLLRNY, from the exons ATGCGACTGGCACAGAATAGAGACATTTCGATCGAGTGGACATGCCTGTTGATGAAATCGGTCGGCTTATGGCTGGCGGCCGATGAGGCCGAACAACGACGAAGAAATGCTGCGTTGATCTATACGATCAACGCGATCTCGATTGCCACATGCATCGCGTTCCGAGATATCTATTACTCCTGGGGGAACGTTAGC gATTGCGTTTTTATTTCGTGTAATATTTTGTACCTCATGATCGTTCTCTTCAAAATTGCTGTTTTATATGTGCACAAAACAGAATTCCATGAGTTAGTTCGGTACACACAAAAGAATTTTTGGCATTCGGATTACAGCTACGAGGAAAAGCTGATTTTGGATGATTGCAGAAGGGTGTCTGGAGTTTTCATCATTGTACTTAGCTTTTGTGTTCAAGGTACTTGTGCTGGATACATGGTGACACCTCTAATTG CGAACATTGGCAAAAACGACACAGACAGGGTGTTACCATTCAACATGTGGGTCAGTTTTCCCACAGGGAAGTCGCCGTACTTTGAGACACTGTTCACAATTCAG ATTCTGTGCGTGTATCATGTCGGTATCTGTTACATTTGTTTCGATAATTTCTTGTGCCTCGTAAACCTGCAAGTGGCTAGTCAATTTCGCATATTGCAACACAGGCTGAATAATTTGAACATCAGCGTCGAGATACAGATCGATCACGAGGCAAGCCTGTCCGAATGTGCAAAAGTCTATCAGGCGAAGTTGGCAAATTGCGTTCGTTATCACCAGGCGCTTGGCGAGTACTGTAAATATGTTGAGAATGTATTTACGATGATCATACTCGGACAGGTGCTGTTTCTGAGCTTGATAATATGCCTCGTGAGCTACCAGCTGTTTTTG GCAGATATACCTCCGTCTCGTAACGTCAGCCTGATCATGAATTTGATGGGCACGCTGTGTCAACTGTTAATGTTCACGTACAGTTGCGACGGCATTATACGACAAAGCTCCGACGTTAGCAAAGCTATACTGTCTGGACCGTGGCCAATTATGCCAATGGACACAGCTGGTAAGAGCTTACGGAAGAATGTATTGTTGATGCTTTTACGATCGAGCCGATCTTGTTGTCTTACGGCTAGCGGATTTTTTCCAGTATCATTAGAAACGTACACTGGG GTTCTCAGCACCGCAATGTCGTACTTTACCTTACTAAGACAACAGACTATCGATAGT TGCCGGATTGAGATCTTCAGAGGCCCTAAGCAGTTAAAAGATTTTGGGGCTCCCTTATACAGGATCAACGCAGCAGAGGTGCATAAG aaaattcctATGGTGCCTCCCTTCTCCTTGTACCCTAGGCACGTGCATACTTTGCTTATTGGTGAATCCAGCGGTGGCCAA aacTGCTTTTATCTCACGAAACTCCTTTCAATTCCTAAACAACAAAAATACTTCCCTTTACATAGAATCCACACAC ATACGTGGCGTCTACAACCTCCCAGTTTCCTCagcactagaactaccaaaGGGATCGAAATAATCCGTGTTAACATGCTAGTTTCACAATGGTGGATAACACAGAAGCACTGCTATGGAAATTCATTCGTGACACT tgttaaagatagTCAAATTCATTTTCTACACTATGTTATCTGCAGTCATAATACACAGTACAACAACCATAGTTACTGTACGTTTCTCCTGCCAAATTacttgaatatttcatacagaAGATATGTCCTATTCAACAAACGTTTCAACATTGTAATTGGGAACGTGTCAAAGAACGTCCTGAGTTTTCTTGATAAGTGCGCCTCCCAGACCACTGGTCACTGTCACATTAAACTGAACCCTACTTACCAGAGCAAGCCCCGAGTCGTGCTGTCAA GATCATTCGAGCGGGTTCTCGCGGGCAGTTTGAAACCGATCGATCCGAGACATTCGAAACTCAACATGCGCGCCGACGAGACCAAAGACTTTTCTCTGTTCGTCACTTCCTTTTACATGAAGCTGACCGGCATCTGGTCCGCGATCAACCCAGACGAGGAACGCCACAGGAGGAACTCGTTCGCATTCGCGATCTCGTTGTTGTTTCTTGCGGTGTTCGTCGAATTGATGGATCTGTACCACGTCTATAGCACTTCGTTCCAA GAAATCATTTACATAACATGCAACCTCGCGACAGTGGCGCTAGTCATATGCAAGATGTTCATACTGCATCTGCATAGAAAGCAACTTTGCGACATAATTGCATATGCGGAGAACAATTTCTGGCACACGAATTACGATTCTTGCGAGAAAGCATTTTTGGATCAGTGCAAACACCTTTGCATAGTGTTCATTTGCTATTTCAATTTCTTCGCTCAAGGAACGGCTTTCAGCTACGTGATAGAACCGCTTGTTG aatatttttctgcCAATGTCACGACTCGAAGACTCCCGTTCAATTTCTATAACGATTTTGTTCTGAGGCCATACATTTTTGAGATAACATTTGTGTTTCAG ACATTATGTATGATCCTGTACGGCATTGGCTACCTTTGCGTCGACAATTTCTTGTGCATCACCAATCTGCACGCGGCTACTCAGTTTCGCATACTACAGTACAGAATCACAAACATGCACAAAAATAGCAATATGAAAAAACATAGTGGAGTATCGAGAGAATTGTCAGCCTGTTACGCGGACAATTGTTATGCAGTGTTTAGAGACTGCATTCGACAACACCAGGCACTTATCTCGTACTGTCGAAAAGTGGACGATCTGTTCACGTTAATTGTACTGGGACAGGTGTTAATTTTCAGCATATTGATATGTCTCGACGGCTACTTAATGCTTCTG GACGAAGCGTCGCCCTACCGACGCGTGGTTTTTACGTTTCACCTAATCGGTACCATAACTCAACTGCTGATGTTCACCTACAGTTGCGATTGTTTGATGCGCGCGAGCTCGGAAATCGCCGAGTCCGTTTATACCGCTCAATGGACAGTTTTACCGATGAATAACGGTGGGAAGATGCTGAGGAACGATATGCAACTGGTCATAATGAGGTCAAGAGAACCTTGTTCCATGTCAGCCGGTGGATTTTTTATGGTGTCGCTGCAAACGTATACTAAG GTTTTAAGTACGGCTGTGTCATACTTCACGCTGCTGAGGAACTACTGA